The Nitrospinaceae bacterium genome includes the window CCTTGAGGTCTACCGGGCATCGTTGAAAGACAAAACAACACTGATGCTCCCGGCCGATAGCGAGTTTTTGAAATTCCTGAAAAGCTCGAGCGGGGGAAAGTAATCGCGGTTGTTGGGGCCGGTGTTTTGCTTACCGGCCCCGGTCAGTGGGTGAATTGAACAGGGTGGTAAGCCCCTCTCGTATCGCCCTGTTCACTGAACTTCGGATAAGCCCTTCCATTCGCTCGACGTGATTGAAGTCAGAAGTAAAAAGGTGGATCTCCCGCGTGTTGGGGGTGATTTCCACCTTTCGGGTCACGATTTTCCTGGAACTCCGATTTCCCCATTTGATAATCAGGCGGATGGTACCTTTGTTTTTCGCCTCATAGAAGCGCCCCTTTCCTGAAAAATCGAGACGCTCTATCTCGCCATAAATGGCATGTTCCCCCTGTATGCCGGGCAGGGAGTCGAGTCGGCCGTTCCATTTCCCGTTGACGGGTTTCATACCTGCTTTGAGAAGAAAATCCCGCACCAGGCGGGTGACCCCTGTGGCCACTGTTTCACGCCCTGATATGAAGTCGACCGAGAGACCTCCCCAATGGTAGGTGCCAAAGGAGCTTTTCTTTCTTCTCAGGTCCACGAATGGGACGATGATGATATTCGGGAAAGCCTGAACGGATGGGTCGATTAGGGTGCCACTCTTCGGGCCCTCGTAGCGCAGGGTGACCGGGCGCTGCACATAAGAGGTGGTGCAACCCCATAGGCTCGCCAGCAGCAGTAGTGCTGCTCCCAGACTTCCCGCTCGTATCCAGTTTCGCATGGTCTCGCCTCCCATCTGCGGTTGATTTTATGTGCGCTATTTTTTGAGATAATCGTCTGTGCCGTCCAGCCAATCCGCGCGGGGCGGGCTGAAGATGTCATAATCAAGAACCGTCTCATCACCCAGCACCTCGGCAGAGTGTCGTGCGTTGGGAGGGATGAGCAGGCTCTCGCCCGGGCCGATTTCGATGGTCTCACCATCCACGACAAACCGGAGGTGGCCCTTGAGCACATGTGATATCTGCTCGTTCTCGTGGGCGTGCTCGGGTACGACGCAGCCCGGCTTGAGTTCGAGCCAACAGAGCATCTCTTTGACGCCGACGATCATCTTGCGGCTAAAAGTGTCCGTGACCTGCTCGGCGGGCATTTCATCCCAGCTGAACTTTTGAGCCGGCATCTTTTTCTCCCCTAAGGCGTGATACGCATGTGTAAGTCTATATGTGTTGATTGTAGCGTACTGCGGGGAAGATAAAAGCGCGGTGCATCGGAGGGCGCAACTCACCTTTGCGGTGGGTTGCCAAAAGCATTTATGAAAGAGCTTTTGTGCTGGATTGGCTGGTGGCTATTGCTTGTAGGCCGGAAGTGTTCTTTCGAATCCCTTCCGGATGACGCGCCCGGCCTTGATTACGTAATAGTCGGGACCGTAGCGGATGACACTGGCCATCGGCGGCGAGGGGCAGTCCTTCGGGATGATCAGGTTATTCTGGCCCTCACGTGGCAGATAACGCTCCGCATCATCTTCAGTGAGTTCCACCTCCCTGGCGCAACCGCTCTCGGACTTTTTGCAGTCCTCGCAGGGAAAAATTTTGCTGTACTCGCAGGGAACTTTCTCGCCCATCTAACATCTCCTGAATATCGGTTATACATGCTCGAATGCCAGCGAAGGCAAGGATGCGGCATCGGGACTGCGGCGTCAATACCGCCCGGATGGGGAGGCATCCCCTTGAAACATCAACCACATGGCGGGGGCCTGCCCGTAGCGGGGCCGGGTGATTGAAATCAGGCCACCATATCAGTATAAAAAGCGCTCGGGGGACTCCACTGACAACCATTTAGGCAGAAGTGCGGCCGGGAGCGTCCTGGCCGCTTCTCGTACTCTAATTTTTTTCGGAGGGCATATTAATGCCACGCATGACCGACAAGATGCTCGATTCGGGAGAGCCGTTTCCGAGTATCGAAATTGACCAGGTTGGGGGCGGTAAAATCTCGCTGCCTGGCGATTTGGCTGGTTCCTGGGGTGTCGTCTTATTCTATCGGGGACACTGGTGACCCTACTGCAAGCAGCAACTGACTGCCTTCTCGCGGGCCTCAAAGCTCGCCGAGGAAGGTATCAAGGTTGTTGCAGCCTCCGTGGACACGGAGGAGCAGGCGCAAGGGACAATCGATGAGTGTGGGTTAGAATTTCCCATGGGCTATGGTCTTGACAACAAAGCCATCTCGGAGCTCACGGGGTGCTTCTATGAAGAGAAGCGCTCGATTCTCCACAGCACGGGCTACCTCGTTAAACCCGACGGTACCGTCGCCGTGGGCGTCTACAGCTCAGGGCCCATCGGGCGCCTCGTCTGGCAGGATGTTCACGCCGTCGTCCAGTACATGAAGAAAATGGCTGCCGGCAAGTAAGTGCCACATGCCGCTCATTAGCATATCGCTCACCCGGGCCGGGGGCCGCGCGCTCCCGGCCTTGGGTGTTGGTATAATGAGATATCTGCTGTAAAATCAACCCTCTGCCCCATATCTATTATTTAGGAGAAATCGATCATGCCGAAGGTGAACGATCTCATCCTCGATACGGGCGATATGTTCCCCCATATCGAGATGGACAAGGTCGGCGGCGGGAAAATCTCCCTGCCAGGCGACCTCAACGGCTCCTGGGGAGTCGTCTTGTTCTACCGCAGCCACTGGTGACCCTATTGACTCGCGCAGCTAGCGGCCTTCTCCCGGGCGGGAGAAAAACTAGAAGCAGAGGGCATCAAGGTCATCGCAGCCTCGACCGACCCCGAAAATGAAGCACTTGAATCAATCGAGGCGAGCAAAGTGAACTTCCCGGTGGGCCATAGCCTCGACCCGGCCAAAATTTCCGAGCTCACCGGCGCGCTCTGGGCGCCCGATAAGGGTCGCAGGGAAAGAACCTATCTCCACACCACGAACTTCCTGCTCAACCCCAAGGGCGAGGTCAACATCTCAGTCTATAGCTCGGGGCCTCTTGGTCGTCTCGTCTGGCAGGATGTTCTCCAGGCCGTCGCCCATAGAAAGAAAATGGCGGCCGAGGCCGGGAAATAATTTTTTTGGAAATAGTATTTGAAGCCGGGTTTGAATTTTTTAGAGGGCGCACCTGAATTGAAAATCTGGATAGACGCCGATGCCTGCCCGAAAGTGGTCAAAGAAATTCTCTTTCGGGCGGCCGAGCGGCTTGAAATCGAGACCGTCCTCGTCGCCAACCAGGTGATGAGCGCTCCCCCCTCGCCGCTTTTCTCGATGATCGTCGTGCCCAATGATTTCGATGCGGCCGACAATCGAATCGCCGAGGAAGCGGGTCCCGATGATATCGTCATCACAGCCGATGTCCCCCTGGCGTCCCGTATCGTGGGCGCCGGGGGCGTGGCTATCGATCCGAGGGGCCATGTTTACGATGAGGAAAACATCGGCGAGCGCCTCTCGGCCCGCAATCTCATGAGCGACCTGCGCCAGGGGGGGCTCGTCCAGGGCGGCCCCCGCGAGATGGAAGCCACCGACACCCACAAATTCGCTTCCGCCCTTGATCGCGAACTCACCCGGCGAATGAATCGATAAAGCGCCTTCTCTTCAAAAGGGAAACCCCATGGCCCCAAAAATAACCAAGACCGATGCCCAGTGGCGTGACCAGCTAACCCCCGAGCAGTATACCGTCACCCGCCAAGCCGCAACCGAGCCCCCCTTTTCGGGCGAATACGATGGTTGCAAAGACGAGGGCACCTACAACTGCATCTGCTGTGAGACACCGCTATTCACCTCGGATAAAAAATTTGACTCGGGCTCGGGCTGGCCCAGCTTCTGGGAGCCGGTGAGTAAAGAGAACGTCACCGAGATTGAAGACGTCACCCACGGCATGCGCCGGGTCGAGGTCGTCTGCGCCGCCTGCGAGGGGCACCTCGGCCACATCTTCCCCGACGGCCCGCCACCCACCGGCCAGCGCTACTGCATCAACTCGGTTTCGATAGTGTTGGATAGGAAAAGCTAGCCGCCTTGCCGGAATTTTATCCCAAATAAAAAAGGCCGGGAGATTGTCCCGGCCCTTTCGTTTATTTTAATCTGAATTCGCCTATCCACATGCCTTGACCGAGGGCAGGCTCCTCGCTACTCACTCAAAGCCTATCCATCAGAATATTCGATTCGCTCATCATCCCCGTAGGCTTTTAAAAGGCGGGCCTCGCCTTCCGGATTTTTTTCGCGGTACCCGTGTATCGGAGCCGGAATGTCCGGTTGCCATTTTGTTTTCTCGGGCGGCTCGGGCCATTCATACGGGAGGTGGCGGTAGCTGGGTGCCGCTGTAGCCCCTTCGAGAAGATCGCACATGTCATCGCAAATACGGCGCTGGCCCGCGCGATCCCCCACTTCGCCTAATTGTCTCCCGAAGGGAAACTGAATAAATGCCGCCCGAGGCACGCAGACCCGCTCGGTCGTCTCAGGGATATTGCTGATGGATACGGTAGGGATTCCGGCCTTCTCTATTTCCCGCTGGAGCAGTCCTCCGGACCGCACGCAGAGTGGTCAGACGGGAAACAAAAACGCCGCCTCGACACCCTCGCCCTTCATCTTGGCTATCATCTTGGGCGCGGTCTGCTTCACCAGCGGATTAAAGTTCGGGATGTAGCCCATGATGGAGTAGAGGGTCTCAGTCAGGGCAGCGATTTTCCCCTCCCGCTCGTAGCCCAAGAAAATATCCACAGGCCAGGCGACGTTTCTATCTTTTTTTAAAAACGATGTGTCGATGTGCAGGTGGCTGTATTCGACATCATCCTGCCCCGCCTCCCGCGGAATCTCTCGGTGGGTGGGGTCTCCCCAAATGAACTCGCGCCGCTCGCGTTCATAGTCGAACGACTCATCCCCCTTCATGTAAATACCGGCGGTTGAAATTAGCGCCACCTTGCATTCGGAAAGGGGTTTTGTCATCGGTGTCCAGGGTGTCTTGGCGGGATCGGCGTGCCGCTGGCCGAGTCTCCGTTTTTTTCCTTCCGGATTGGAATTGAAATAAAATCCGCTCACCTTAGATACCGGCATGAAGGAACCCCCCTGAATGATGAAATTAAGTATTAAGATTTAATAGTTGTTCACCTACCCCACTCGTGCCACTACCCTGGCTGGGGCGCCCTCGATTTTGTAGAGCTTCATTGGAAACGCGAACATTTCAAATTCGGTCTCATCAAACGTTTCAAGGTTAATGACGTGCTCAATGAGCGGAACGCCCCGGCCCAAGGCCGCTCGGTGGCCGGGAGAGTCGCCTTTCGAGACGGTGCTGTTTGGGCGCATGCCGGGGTCGATGGCGTGGTCCATGCACAACGCCTTGATGCCGCAGTCGCATAAAAAATTCACCGCCTCGGCGTCGAGATAGGGGTTGGGCCCAAAGTATTCTGGTGTAAATAGCGCTTTTTTCGACCAGCCCGACCATGAAACGCCGATGGCATCTTTTAGCCGCTCCGGATCAAAGCCGGGTGAGGCCTCGATGTGGGCTTTCGTGATGGGTTGTTCTTTTTGGGTGGTTGCCCGCACATCGATCTTCACCGAGCGCCCGCAAAAAGTCTCTAGCGGCATCTCGTCTATCGTCACCCCGTCGGCATAAAAATGATTCGGGGAATCAAGGTGGGTGCCCTGATGAATTGCCATGGTGACGGCGCTGTTTTGCCGCCCGTGGGTGTCGTGTTCATGAAAGCGAGAGAACACGACCTCGGGAAACGTCGGGACGAGGCAAAGGTCCGGGTGCCCCAGCGGGGCGGTCAGGTCAATAAGGCGAGACATTCAGCGATTCTCCTTGAAATTTATACACCTAGTTCTTGTTGAATGGGGCCAGCGCCATGTTATGAGACTTGAACGCTCCCGCAGGATTCGGGTACCAGGCCCAGACGTGAACGGTCGAAAGTGTCGGATGCCAGGCCGCGAACTGAACGCCAGTCTTGGGGCTCTTTTTCGGGCAACTCTTGGGCGAGGCTTTATGAGTTTCGGTGCCATCCTTGTAGTGGCAGGCGGCGCCATGGTCGCGCCACTGGGCATTTTTAAAGGGAAGCGATTTGGGCTGTTTCCCCTTGGGCCAGCCCCACTCGACGCCCGCGAGCTGGAAGCTGCCGTCATCGTGCTTGATGTAGAGGAGAAGATTCGGCTTGTCGACTTCGAATCCTCGGATTTTCGCGTTTCTAAAATGGTAGCCCATGTTGGGTACCATATTGGATGCCATTCTGTAGCCATCCGCCTTGGCATTTTTCACGTCCAGATACTTGGCCGTCGCCTGGCGGATTTTTGCTATGAGGGTGGCGTCGGATTTATGCGCCTCTACTTGTGTAGAGAATGTGGTGAGGCCAAAGAGAAGAGAAATTGCGATTGCAATGTGGATTTTCATGTGAACATCTCCTAAAGGGTGAGCGATGTGGAGAAACATGAGATTAAAAAAATCATATCGTACGAATATATTTAATACAATATAGTCTAGATAATAAAAACAAGACCTAAGTCCGCAAGATTTTTAGCGAAATCAGCGGGAGTCTCAGACAAATATTCCCAGGGCAGGAGCGCTGTATTAGGTTGAAGGACTGAATATATCACTGATCAATTCTGTCTTGTTGCGGTTTCACGTGTATGGGGATTGGCTATTGTCTGGGGTCGATGAGCCCGAGATTTTCCAGAAAATCAAGAAGAACGGTTTCGAAAGCCTCGGGCGAGTCTAGCTGGGGGTAGTGGCCCGAGCCCTCGATAATGGCCGCCGTGCAGTTGTGCATATTTGCGGCCATCCCTTCAAGGGCTTTGATGCGCGGCTCATCGAACTCGCCTGCCACCGCGAGGGTGGGGCATTCGATATCGCCGAAGCGCTCAATCAAGTTGGGGGCCTCCTCGGCAGCGGCGAGGGCTGCGGCCAAACCTGCGGGATTGTTTCTCATAAAGAGGCGGTGGTGCTCGGCGCGCTCTTGGGGGCTCATTCCGCGCGGGGGTGGAATGATGTCTCGTTTTGCTTTGTAGGCGGCTGACATTTCACCGGCCAGGACGTGGTTTTTCATTGCACTGATCGCGGCGGCGTTCGGTGGGCCGGTATTGGCGCCGATGAGCACCAGCGCCGATGGAAACTCAGGTTTCTCAACTGCGAGAAGGAGGGCGAGGCGCGCGCCAAAGCCTTGCGCGATAAGGAGCGGGCGCTTGGCGCTTAGCTCCTCTGAAAGGCGGTGGATATCGCTAGCCATATCGGCGGCGGTAAAAGATTCGTGTGGACTGGAGGAGCGGCCATGGCCCCTGAGTTCAAGGGCGAGTACGCGCGAGCGGGGCGATAGGGTGGGGATAAGGTTCCGCCAGACCCATATGCTGTCGCCCAAACCATGGATGAGCATAACGGGTGGGCCGCCGCCTGCAATCTCGCAGCAAAGAACAACAGGATCGGCAACGGTGCCGGGCGATATTCTCACATGGCGGGCGGTGCGCGGCGACTCTCCGGCGATTCGGGCCATGGTTATCGCTGGGCGTGGAGGGTTTCGATGATATCGCGGAGGCGCTCGGCTGTTGCCTCGTAGAATATTGCGCCGTTCTCGGCGGTGGCTAC containing:
- a CDS encoding alpha/beta hydrolase produces the protein MARIAGESPRTARHVRISPGTVADPVVLCCEIAGGGPPVMLIHGLGDSIWVWRNLIPTLSPRSRVLALELRGHGRSSSPHESFTAADMASDIHRLSEELSAKRPLLIAQGFGARLALLLAVEKPEFPSALVLIGANTGPPNAAAISAMKNHVLAGEMSAAYKAKRDIIPPPRGMSPQERAEHHRLFMRNNPAGLAAALAAAEEAPNLIERFGDIECPTLAVAGEFDEPRIKALEGMAANMHNCTAAIIEGSGHYPQLDSPEAFETVLLDFLENLGLIDPRQ
- a CDS encoding redoxin domain-containing protein, whose amino-acid sequence is MTAFSRASKLAEEGIKVVAASVDTEEQAQGTIDECGLEFPMGYGLDNKAISELTGCFYEEKRSILHSTGYLVKPDGTVAVGVYSSGPIGRLVWQDVHAVVQYMKKMAAGK
- a CDS encoding cyclase family protein, encoding MSRLIDLTAPLGHPDLCLVPTFPEVVFSRFHEHDTHGRQNSAVTMAIHQGTHLDSPNHFYADGVTIDEMPLETFCGRSVKIDVRATTQKEQPITKAHIEASPGFDPERLKDAIGVSWSGWSKKALFTPEYFGPNPYLDAEAVNFLCDCGIKALCMDHAIDPGMRPNSTVSKGDSPGHRAALGRGVPLIEHVINLETFDETEFEMFAFPMKLYKIEGAPARVVARVG
- the msrB gene encoding peptide-methionine (R)-S-oxide reductase MsrB codes for the protein MAPKITKTDAQWRDQLTPEQYTVTRQAATEPPFSGEYDGCKDEGTYNCICCETPLFTSDKKFDSGSGWPSFWEPVSKENVTEIEDVTHGMRRVEVVCAACEGHLGHIFPDGPPPTGQRYCINSVSIVLDRKS
- a CDS encoding cupin domain-containing protein, which produces MPAQKFSWDEMPAEQVTDTFSRKMIVGVKEMLCWLELKPGCVVPEHAHENEQISHVLKGHLRFVVDGETIEIGPGESLLIPPNARHSAEVLGDETVLDYDIFSPPRADWLDGTDDYLKK
- a CDS encoding YaiI/YqxD family protein encodes the protein MKIWIDADACPKVVKEILFRAAERLEIETVLVANQVMSAPPSPLFSMIVVPNDFDAADNRIAEEAGPDDIVITADVPLASRIVGAGGVAIDPRGHVYDEENIGERLSARNLMSDLRQGGLVQGGPREMEATDTHKFASALDRELTRRMNR